A single window of Syntrophotalea acetylenica DNA harbors:
- the recR gene encoding recombination mediator RecR: MVKFTPSFNRLVVELSKLPGIGRKTAARLALYILRRPLDDACALADAIRELKERTRFCSRCFHFTEEDPCPLCTDMGRDDHLLCVVEEPQDVMAIERSRSYRGRYHVLHGSLSPLDGIGPDDLKIDALLDRLQQGTVKEVLLATNFDVEGEATALYLANLIRPLGIRVTRLAHGIPLGSDLEYVDEATVNHAVEGRREL; this comes from the coding sequence ATGGTAAAATTTACCCCATCGTTTAACAGACTCGTCGTCGAGCTTTCCAAATTGCCCGGTATCGGCAGAAAAACCGCTGCCAGATTGGCGCTTTACATTTTGCGGCGGCCTTTGGACGATGCTTGCGCGCTGGCTGATGCCATTCGGGAGTTGAAGGAAAGAACCCGGTTTTGCTCGCGTTGTTTTCATTTTACTGAAGAAGATCCCTGTCCATTGTGTACCGATATGGGCCGAGATGATCATCTGCTCTGCGTGGTCGAAGAGCCTCAGGACGTTATGGCCATCGAACGCAGTCGTTCCTACCGGGGTCGATACCATGTTTTGCATGGTTCTCTTTCCCCTCTGGATGGCATTGGTCCGGATGATTTAAAGATTGACGCATTGCTGGACAGGTTGCAGCAAGGCACCGTCAAGGAGGTGCTGCTGGCAACCAATTTCGATGTAGAGGGCGAGGCTACCGCGCTTTATCTGGCAAATCTGATAAGGCCGCTGGGCATCCGCGTAACCCGTCTGGCCCATGGCATCCCCCTCGGCAGCGATCTGGAATATGTGGATGAGGCGACCGTAAACCATGCTGTGGAAGGTCGTCGGGAGCTCTGA
- a CDS encoding roadblock/LC7 domain-containing protein, which translates to MLGFQSSLVMYDEEYQKIIEIAGKLLRESNAKAVFLVDRNGQLIAATGETEHLDTTSLASLTAGNIAATGGLAKLIGEKEFSILFHEGEKDNIHISIVGGRVILVVIFDQRSSLGLVRLRVRKASDEFDHTLAELDRKSEEEAGGGGPQNPFAEITDDDIDNLFR; encoded by the coding sequence ATGCTAGGTTTCCAGTCCTCCTTAGTCATGTACGATGAGGAATATCAGAAGATCATTGAAATCGCGGGAAAACTGTTGCGCGAATCCAATGCCAAGGCGGTTTTTCTGGTTGATCGCAATGGACAACTGATTGCTGCTACAGGTGAGACGGAACATCTGGACACAACGAGCCTGGCATCGCTGACAGCCGGCAATATCGCCGCGACCGGAGGGTTGGCCAAACTCATCGGAGAGAAGGAATTTTCCATTCTGTTCCATGAAGGGGAGAAGGACAATATCCATATCTCCATCGTCGGCGGACGGGTCATTCTTGTCGTTATTTTCGACCAGCGCAGTTCCCTGGGCCTGGTGCGCTTGCGCGTCAGGAAAGCTAGCGACGAGTTTGATCACACGCTTGCGGAGCTTGATCGCAAATCAGAGGAGGAAGCCGGGGGCGGTGGACCCCAGAACCCCTTTGCGGAAATTACCGATGACGATATCGACAATCTCTTTCGGTAA